The following proteins come from a genomic window of Brevibacillus antibioticus:
- the efeO gene encoding iron uptake system protein EfeO, whose protein sequence is MIQKWSYPLAAVVLGSSLLAACGNAQTQTEEKKPEAAQPDKPAATDQSATASTTPSPELQASIDQYRKWVVDQTDQFVKATESFTNAVKAGDMEKAKKEYAPARAYFEKIEPIAESLGDFDPWIDAREGDVPDNEWRGYHKLEKALWESKSVADQGKVADQLLQDVKQLRVKVESVEIDVPMLVTGAVELLNEVSSSKVTGEEERYSHTDLYDFAANVEGAHEIYKVLKPAVTEKDAALATEIEARFADLDKALAPYRKGDGYVLYTELKQDQVKKLSQSLDALAEPLSKMGKIVGG, encoded by the coding sequence ATGATACAAAAATGGAGTTATCCACTCGCGGCAGTTGTTCTCGGCTCTTCCTTGCTCGCTGCTTGCGGAAACGCACAAACACAAACCGAAGAGAAAAAACCAGAAGCTGCGCAGCCTGACAAGCCTGCCGCTACTGATCAGTCTGCGACAGCGAGCACTACTCCTTCTCCTGAGCTGCAAGCCTCTATTGATCAATACCGAAAATGGGTCGTTGACCAAACCGACCAATTCGTAAAAGCAACAGAGAGCTTCACCAACGCCGTCAAAGCAGGCGATATGGAGAAAGCGAAAAAGGAGTATGCTCCAGCCCGTGCTTACTTTGAGAAAATCGAGCCTATCGCTGAATCTCTCGGCGATTTTGACCCGTGGATCGATGCCCGTGAAGGCGATGTGCCTGATAACGAATGGCGCGGCTATCACAAATTAGAGAAAGCACTTTGGGAATCTAAATCGGTCGCTGACCAAGGAAAAGTGGCGGATCAACTGCTGCAAGATGTGAAGCAGCTCCGCGTGAAGGTAGAGAGCGTCGAAATCGATGTGCCTATGCTGGTAACGGGTGCGGTTGAGCTCTTAAACGAGGTATCATCGAGCAAGGTAACTGGTGAGGAAGAACGCTATTCCCACACAGATTTGTACGATTTCGCTGCGAACGTGGAAGGCGCTCACGAAATTTACAAAGTATTGAAGCCTGCTGTTACGGAAAAAGACGCTGCTCTTGCAACTGAAATTGAAGCTCGCTTTGCTGATTTGGACAAAGCACTCGCACCATACCGCAAAGGCGACGGCTATGTGCTATACACGGAATTGAAGCAAGACCAAGTGAAAAAGCTGAGTCAGTCCCTCGATGCATTGGCTGAGCCTTTATCCAAAATGGGTAAGATCGTAGGAGGCTAA
- the efeB gene encoding iron uptake transporter deferrochelatase/peroxidase subunit, protein MNDKHLENTTANKFTRREALKLAGVGGIGLLLGATGVNTLLPSSPKNEQTSATPTGADEVIPFYGKHQSGIITPMQDFICMGAFDLTTTSLGDVRSLFQSWTQAAARMTAGKNVDEESDHALLPPVDTGEAMGLRPMKLTITFGLGASFFDERFGLASKRPAPLVDLPRFNSDEMRKEWSGGDIVVQVCANDPQVAFHALRNLARIARGKAVLHWLQEGFQRTSASDPTGSTPRNLLGFKDGTNNPQVSDPATANEVVWANTAESPAWMAGGSYMVMRRIRMRIEVWDRSTLTDQENTFGRHRLTGAPLGKANEFDELELDRKDAKGKPVVPVNSHAALAHMEGKVKILRRGYSYSSGMDLKTGQLDAGLLFICYNRDPRKQFIPMQQKLASVDRLNEYITHVGSGLYACLPGASEGGYIGDTLF, encoded by the coding sequence ATGAATGACAAGCATCTCGAAAACACCACAGCGAACAAATTCACACGTCGAGAAGCTCTGAAGTTGGCTGGTGTCGGGGGGATTGGACTGCTGTTAGGAGCGACTGGGGTCAATACCCTTTTGCCCTCCTCTCCTAAAAATGAGCAGACAAGTGCCACTCCGACCGGTGCAGATGAGGTCATTCCCTTTTATGGCAAGCATCAGTCCGGAATCATTACACCTATGCAGGATTTTATCTGCATGGGTGCTTTTGATTTGACGACGACCTCGCTAGGGGATGTCCGCAGCTTGTTTCAAAGCTGGACGCAGGCAGCAGCACGCATGACTGCCGGCAAAAACGTCGATGAAGAGAGCGATCACGCCCTTCTTCCTCCTGTCGACACGGGAGAAGCCATGGGCCTGCGCCCAATGAAATTGACGATCACATTTGGGCTTGGCGCTTCTTTCTTTGACGAACGCTTTGGTCTGGCATCCAAACGCCCAGCTCCTTTGGTTGATTTACCTCGCTTCAACAGCGATGAAATGCGAAAAGAATGGTCGGGTGGCGACATTGTCGTGCAGGTCTGTGCCAACGATCCACAGGTCGCCTTCCATGCTCTGCGGAATTTGGCCCGGATCGCTCGAGGCAAAGCTGTCCTCCACTGGCTGCAGGAAGGCTTCCAGCGTACCAGTGCATCCGACCCGACTGGCTCCACACCACGAAATCTGCTGGGCTTCAAAGATGGCACGAACAATCCGCAGGTGAGCGATCCCGCTACCGCAAATGAAGTCGTCTGGGCTAACACTGCAGAAAGTCCTGCGTGGATGGCAGGCGGAAGCTACATGGTCATGCGTCGAATCCGCATGCGGATCGAGGTGTGGGATCGCTCTACCCTCACCGATCAGGAGAATACATTCGGTCGTCACCGTTTAACCGGAGCTCCTCTTGGCAAAGCAAATGAGTTCGATGAGCTGGAGCTGGATCGCAAGGATGCCAAGGGCAAGCCCGTTGTTCCTGTGAATTCCCATGCCGCCCTGGCCCATATGGAGGGCAAAGTGAAAATTTTGCGGCGTGGATACTCTTATTCGAGCGGAATGGATCTCAAGACTGGTCAGCTCGATGCTGGGCTGTTGTTCATTTGCTACAATCGTGATCCGCGCAAGCAATTCATTCCGATGCAACAAAAGCTCGCATCTGTCGACCGGCTCAATGAATATATCACCCATGTCGGCAGTGGTTTATACGCCTGTCTACCTGGTGCAAGTGAGGGCGGATACATCGGGGACACGCTATTTTAA
- a CDS encoding ABC transporter substrate-binding protein — protein MRKVVKSLFAVVMSMSLITGCSSGTSSSTNNAGQGANSSGKTELSFYYPVAVGGPLTKIVDGMAEEFNKENPDIKVKPVYTGSYQDTTTKVQAAVQGKTPPDVAVMLSTELHTMMDMDAILPLDDFIAKDGGSEYVNDFFPGFLANSQVDGKTYSIPFQRSTIVLYYNKDAFKEVGLDPEKPPTSWDELVQYSAKLKKDGRYGVEIPSSSFTYWMFQALALQNGKNLMSEDGKKVFLDTPENVEALQFWVDLSKKHQVMPEGVNEWATVPSDFLEGKTAMMFHTTGNLTNVKKSGKFDFGVAFLPAKKNYGSPTGGGNFYMFKGTDAKKQEAAWKFIRFMTEPKRAAQWSVDTGYVATRKSAYEEETMKQYVKDFPAASVARDQLEYGHAEMSTHNNGKVTKLLNDTLQSVITGQSEPAEALKKAQEEADKMLAPFNK, from the coding sequence ATGCGTAAAGTTGTCAAAAGCTTGTTTGCGGTCGTCATGAGTATGAGTCTGATCACGGGTTGCTCCAGTGGGACTTCTTCGTCCACGAACAACGCGGGCCAAGGAGCCAATTCGTCAGGCAAAACAGAGCTGTCCTTCTATTATCCGGTTGCGGTTGGTGGTCCGTTGACCAAGATCGTGGACGGAATGGCAGAGGAATTTAACAAAGAAAACCCAGATATCAAGGTCAAGCCAGTCTATACGGGCAGCTATCAGGATACGACGACAAAAGTACAGGCAGCTGTACAGGGCAAGACTCCTCCCGACGTAGCGGTGATGCTCTCAACTGAGCTGCATACGATGATGGACATGGATGCAATCCTGCCGTTGGACGACTTCATTGCCAAGGATGGCGGCAGCGAATACGTAAATGATTTCTTCCCGGGCTTCCTGGCAAATTCCCAAGTAGACGGCAAGACATACAGCATCCCGTTCCAACGCAGCACCATTGTGCTCTATTACAACAAGGACGCTTTCAAGGAAGTCGGGCTAGATCCGGAAAAACCGCCGACATCCTGGGACGAGCTGGTTCAGTACTCTGCCAAATTGAAAAAGGACGGACGCTACGGTGTCGAGATTCCTTCATCGAGCTTTACGTATTGGATGTTCCAAGCGCTTGCTCTACAAAACGGCAAGAACTTGATGTCCGAAGATGGGAAAAAAGTGTTTTTGGATACGCCAGAAAATGTAGAAGCCCTGCAATTTTGGGTAGATTTGTCCAAAAAGCATCAAGTGATGCCTGAAGGCGTTAACGAGTGGGCGACTGTACCGTCTGATTTCTTGGAAGGCAAAACGGCGATGATGTTCCATACGACAGGGAACCTGACGAACGTGAAGAAAAGCGGGAAGTTTGATTTTGGCGTAGCGTTTTTGCCAGCGAAAAAGAACTACGGCAGCCCGACAGGTGGCGGTAACTTCTACATGTTCAAGGGAACGGATGCAAAGAAACAGGAAGCGGCATGGAAGTTCATTCGCTTTATGACCGAGCCTAAGCGCGCTGCTCAGTGGAGCGTCGATACTGGCTATGTTGCGACACGCAAGTCTGCATACGAAGAAGAGACGATGAAGCAATACGTCAAGGACTTCCCGGCAGCATCAGTAGCTCGTGACCAGCTGGAATACGGTCATGCGGAGATGTCTACACACAATAACGGCAAAGTGACAAAGCTCTTGAACGACACGCTGCAATCCGTGATCACTGGTCAATCCGAGCCTGCGGAAGCGTTGAAAAAAGCGCAGGAAGAAGCGGACAAGATGCTAGCACCGTTCAATAAATAA
- a CDS encoding ABC transporter ATP-binding protein encodes MAEVELRRISKMYGGQKVVNEVSARILPGEFFVLVGPSGCGKSTTLRMIAGLEEISTGELLIGGKPMNQVPPSGRNISMVFQNYALYPHLTVKDNILFGLQVRKVDKVEQGKRLERVAEMLGIAHLLQRKPKELSGGQRQRVALGRAIVSQHPICLMDEPLSNLDAKLRGHMRTEIRRLQQELGITMIYVTHDQVEAMTMADRMMVLRDGEVQQIGKPLDVYNHPANLFVAEFTGAPPMNTVPAIWRVGDQAGIELAGQQFLPLPMFHGIKDQTPVVLGLRPESLQPAVEGQSVDASCQFPVTVQGVEILGSETIVEFTVGDKLWKAKWNGQWHCKRGETMHVRFDPAQVNVFDGETGKNLAVTTN; translated from the coding sequence GTGGCTGAAGTGGAATTGCGGCGCATTTCCAAGATGTATGGGGGCCAGAAGGTCGTCAATGAAGTGAGCGCTCGTATTCTGCCAGGGGAGTTTTTCGTGCTGGTAGGGCCTTCTGGTTGTGGGAAATCAACCACATTGCGCATGATTGCCGGGCTGGAGGAGATCAGCACGGGAGAGCTGTTGATTGGCGGCAAGCCGATGAATCAAGTCCCTCCGAGCGGGCGTAACATCTCCATGGTCTTTCAAAATTACGCACTTTATCCGCATTTGACGGTAAAAGATAATATTTTGTTTGGTTTGCAGGTGCGAAAGGTAGACAAAGTAGAGCAGGGCAAGCGGTTGGAGCGTGTAGCGGAGATGCTGGGTATCGCGCATCTTTTGCAACGCAAGCCGAAGGAATTATCCGGGGGACAACGACAGCGTGTTGCACTCGGACGGGCCATCGTCAGTCAGCACCCTATCTGTCTCATGGACGAGCCCTTGTCCAATCTGGATGCCAAGCTGCGCGGGCACATGCGCACGGAAATCCGTCGCTTGCAGCAAGAGCTGGGCATCACGATGATTTACGTTACGCACGATCAGGTGGAAGCGATGACGATGGCAGACCGCATGATGGTCCTGCGCGACGGCGAGGTCCAGCAAATTGGAAAACCGCTTGATGTCTACAACCATCCAGCGAATTTGTTCGTGGCGGAGTTTACGGGGGCACCCCCGATGAATACGGTCCCTGCCATTTGGCGTGTAGGCGATCAGGCAGGAATTGAGCTGGCAGGTCAGCAGTTTTTGCCGCTTCCTATGTTTCACGGTATCAAGGACCAGACCCCGGTCGTTCTCGGTCTGCGTCCAGAGTCACTTCAGCCAGCCGTTGAAGGGCAATCTGTCGATGCTTCCTGCCAGTTCCCTGTCACCGTACAAGGAGTAGAGATTCTCGGTTCTGAGACCATTGTGGAATTCACGGTGGGAGACAAGCTGTGGAAGGCCAAATGGAACGGGCAATGGCACTGCAAAAGAGGCGAAACCATGCATGTTCGTTTTGATCCAGCTCAGGTGAACGTATTTGATGGAGAAACCGGAAAAAATCTAGCGGTTACGACCAATTGA
- a CDS encoding HAD-IIA family hydrolase produces MLDTDRYDAYFFDLDGTIFLGNELLPGVEKTLAALREKQKKIMFLTNTTVQTRTACQTRLQKLGLAARREEIMTAAYAAGLYLQENAEQARVLIVGEPALEEEIASFHIKQVQDAEEATHVLVGMDRGFTYEKLQQAADAVRKGAHLIVANPDPVCPVPGGAIPDTWALARAIETAGGASVWAMTGKPSRYYAEQVFQQFHVQPERCVMVGDRLETDILLGKNSGMKTALVMTGVTTSRELEATEIQPDYILPTMEAMVQVE; encoded by the coding sequence TTGTTAGATACAGATAGGTACGATGCGTATTTTTTTGATTTGGATGGAACGATTTTTCTCGGGAATGAACTGCTTCCTGGGGTGGAAAAGACACTTGCAGCACTGCGGGAGAAGCAGAAGAAAATCATGTTTTTGACCAATACGACGGTACAGACAAGAACAGCTTGTCAGACTCGCCTCCAGAAGCTCGGATTGGCTGCCCGGCGGGAAGAAATCATGACAGCTGCCTATGCAGCGGGATTGTATCTTCAAGAAAATGCGGAGCAAGCGCGTGTCCTGATCGTTGGGGAGCCTGCCCTGGAGGAAGAGATTGCGAGCTTTCATATAAAACAGGTGCAAGATGCGGAGGAAGCTACGCATGTATTGGTTGGAATGGACCGTGGATTTACGTATGAAAAGCTGCAACAGGCTGCTGACGCTGTGCGAAAGGGAGCCCACCTGATCGTAGCGAACCCCGATCCGGTATGTCCGGTACCAGGGGGTGCCATTCCTGATACATGGGCGTTGGCGAGAGCGATTGAAACGGCCGGTGGAGCCTCTGTCTGGGCGATGACTGGCAAGCCGTCCCGGTACTACGCTGAGCAGGTTTTTCAACAGTTTCACGTGCAGCCAGAAAGATGTGTAATGGTTGGTGACCGTTTGGAAACAGACATTTTACTCGGGAAAAACAGCGGCATGAAAACGGCGTTGGTCATGACAGGTGTGACGACCAGCCGCGAACTAGAAGCCACAGAGATCCAGCCAGATTACATCCTTCCGACGATGGAAGCCATGGTGCAAGTCGAGTAG
- a CDS encoding carbohydrate ABC transporter permease: MGELRAKWKVNMYAWLLLLPSLIFLLLFTFYPVIQTFILSFHQADLGSPEPFFNGIDNYKQMVEDEVFWKVLTNNIWFAIGTVPTSVALALAMAMFANKALRGKSFIRTAYFYPTVVPMIAVANIWLFIYTPEYGALSHVMEWFGKGDMNWLGDQNNVMWAMIFMVIWKEAGYFMIFYLAGLQNISQELYESASMEGASSWTVFRRITFPLLMPTTMFVSIIAFTNSFKLVDHLVIMTKGGPDNASNLLLYYIYETAFSFWDQGMASALTIVMVVLLLLVAAFQFFGMDKKIHYN; encoded by the coding sequence ATGGGGGAACTACGCGCAAAATGGAAAGTGAACATGTACGCCTGGCTCTTGCTCCTTCCCTCCCTCATCTTCCTGCTGTTGTTTACCTTCTATCCGGTTATACAAACGTTCATACTCAGTTTTCATCAAGCGGATCTGGGTTCTCCAGAGCCGTTTTTTAACGGGATAGATAATTATAAACAAATGGTGGAAGATGAAGTGTTTTGGAAGGTGCTGACCAATAATATCTGGTTTGCCATCGGAACGGTGCCGACGAGTGTGGCTCTCGCGCTAGCTATGGCTATGTTCGCCAACAAGGCATTACGAGGGAAGAGCTTTATCCGCACGGCTTATTTTTACCCGACAGTTGTTCCGATGATTGCAGTGGCGAACATCTGGCTGTTTATTTACACACCAGAGTACGGAGCACTTAGTCATGTGATGGAGTGGTTTGGAAAAGGCGACATGAACTGGCTCGGCGATCAGAATAATGTGATGTGGGCGATGATCTTCATGGTCATTTGGAAGGAAGCGGGCTATTTCATGATCTTTTATTTGGCGGGGCTGCAAAACATTTCACAGGAGCTATACGAATCCGCCTCTATGGAAGGGGCATCGTCGTGGACGGTTTTTCGCCGCATCACCTTTCCACTGCTTATGCCAACGACGATGTTCGTCAGTATTATCGCCTTCACCAACTCTTTCAAGCTGGTAGACCATTTGGTGATCATGACCAAAGGCGGGCCGGATAATGCCAGCAATCTCTTGCTGTACTACATATACGAGACGGCGTTTTCTTTCTGGGATCAAGGAATGGCCTCGGCACTGACGATTGTCATGGTCGTGCTGCTCTTGCTAGTCGCTGCTTTTCAGTTTTTTGGTATGGATAAAAAGATTCATTACAACTAG
- a CDS encoding FTR1 family iron permease has translation MKRYLFILCTCMLLWTSALSAAVAAPLVPEQLKQMIALSSDALISSGDNNWEEAAKAISGMKSVWEGNSEETSADAQALTQAIAEAEKALAQAKANPDTAKAAISTLAKATDRYVSSKEEGGQPKERAHKQIAALLPLLQNSMTAITEGDLTKAKQSYNSFVAGWYKAEGLVRTENAAVYGDMEIKISGARIALNTEPPDPKKSTEKVQALITTVDNYLSGKAVKQGAASPSSEQPTISSLLALLASVETDIANQDATAASDKMETFITSWPSVEGVVMTKSPATYSSIEAKMVAVPTLILSNPPQWEKASANLAEMKTELAPFASASSYTAWDAGLILFREGLEAILIIVSLLTVLNKSGNADKRKWIWSGSIAGIVVSAILAVILSVVFSNLSTGNSRETIEGVTGLIAVFFMVTIGAWLHKKSNLQAWNQFVEKSIGSSLAKGALWSLSFTAFLAVAREGAETIIFYMGMAATISMTDLVIGILSALVVLAVIGFVIIKLSARIPVRPFFFVASLLLYYMAFKFVGVSIHALQVTGSLSAHSSDYLLYAPTLGIYASWETTIPQLIILVIVLFNLFLYSRKKAVTPIPRVN, from the coding sequence TTGAAACGCTATCTGTTTATCCTTTGTACATGCATGCTGCTATGGACATCTGCCCTGTCTGCCGCTGTAGCTGCGCCGCTGGTGCCAGAGCAGCTCAAGCAAATGATCGCCCTCTCCAGTGATGCCTTGATTAGCAGTGGAGATAACAACTGGGAAGAAGCAGCGAAAGCGATCAGCGGTATGAAGAGCGTCTGGGAGGGCAATTCGGAAGAAACCTCGGCAGATGCACAAGCTTTGACGCAAGCAATCGCGGAAGCAGAAAAAGCCCTTGCTCAAGCAAAGGCGAATCCCGACACTGCAAAAGCAGCCATCTCCACTTTGGCAAAAGCAACAGATCGTTACGTTTCGTCCAAAGAAGAAGGCGGTCAGCCAAAAGAACGCGCACACAAGCAAATTGCGGCATTGCTACCGCTCTTGCAAAACAGCATGACAGCCATCACGGAAGGCGATCTGACAAAAGCCAAGCAATCATACAACAGCTTCGTCGCCGGCTGGTACAAGGCAGAGGGTCTTGTTCGAACGGAAAATGCCGCCGTCTACGGGGATATGGAAATCAAAATTAGCGGTGCGCGCATTGCCCTGAACACTGAACCACCCGATCCTAAAAAGAGCACAGAGAAAGTACAGGCACTCATTACTACCGTGGACAATTATTTGTCAGGAAAGGCAGTCAAACAGGGCGCTGCGAGTCCTTCTTCCGAGCAGCCCACCATCTCGTCTCTACTGGCACTCCTTGCATCGGTAGAAACAGATATCGCCAATCAGGACGCAACTGCTGCTTCGGACAAAATGGAGACCTTTATTACCTCTTGGCCCTCTGTAGAAGGCGTAGTCATGACCAAATCGCCTGCTACCTACAGCAGTATCGAAGCCAAGATGGTCGCCGTCCCGACACTCATCCTGTCCAATCCCCCGCAATGGGAAAAGGCGTCCGCTAATCTTGCGGAAATGAAGACAGAGCTTGCGCCATTTGCGTCAGCGTCCTCATACACCGCTTGGGATGCGGGACTCATCTTGTTCCGGGAAGGACTGGAGGCTATCTTGATCATCGTCTCTCTCCTTACTGTCCTGAACAAGTCAGGCAATGCCGACAAGCGCAAATGGATCTGGTCTGGGTCAATTGCCGGGATCGTAGTTTCCGCCATTCTTGCCGTCATCCTCAGTGTAGTTTTCTCCAACCTGTCCACAGGCAACTCACGAGAAACGATTGAGGGAGTAACTGGACTGATTGCCGTCTTCTTTATGGTGACGATCGGTGCCTGGTTGCATAAGAAGTCCAATTTGCAGGCATGGAATCAGTTTGTTGAGAAATCTATCGGCTCTTCTTTGGCAAAAGGAGCCCTGTGGTCACTTTCATTCACCGCCTTTCTCGCTGTCGCCCGCGAAGGGGCAGAAACGATTATCTTTTATATGGGAATGGCTGCTACGATCTCCATGACAGACCTAGTGATTGGCATTTTGAGCGCGCTTGTCGTCTTGGCCGTGATTGGCTTTGTCATCATCAAGCTCAGTGCACGCATTCCGGTGCGTCCGTTCTTTTTTGTTGCCAGCCTATTGCTCTACTACATGGCATTTAAATTCGTCGGCGTCAGCATCCACGCTTTGCAGGTGACGGGAAGCTTATCTGCACACAGCAGCGATTACTTGTTGTACGCACCGACTCTCGGCATTTACGCGAGCTGGGAAACGACGATCCCGCAATTGATCATTCTCGTGATCGTTCTTTTCAATTTGTTCCTGTATTCGCGAAAAAAAGCCGTTACT
- a CDS encoding glycerophosphodiester phosphodiesterase family protein produces the protein MELGKSSKKWLWSLMAASLVTGSMPPVMAQSAVSKTLLITEVVNDPLFDESTGEFIEITNISNDSIDLSGYMIGDEETRGGNEGMHAFPEGTMIEPYQTIVISRYADGIVERHGVTPDFELFDSMEDVPELLPTDWATGSIYLANGGDHVILMDPAYNVVDSMAYMDAKVPGVISHPGVAGGHSMERLTEKDTNDASKDFVDQPKPTPGELLFGPNAQKDKIPVSDLKDDVLIVPEPKTGIVLPPTVIAMYDEKSELDAILDAEASSIFIPVKKSGKSGVVTQDGTSLDEVLEQIKGKAIPVIHIEDKKLVAEVDHLLQKENLTDVHIVSSRPEIVQEMREKNNEYRGALVYIDGKLNEKKQKELVRSARSSRSNVIVLSQTAMTEDVIRYFRNRGLSLWGIDRANKSQASEMIEMGVAGVVSHEPKEVHELLAAYPEKSITQPPMVMAHRGIPSLKPENTMYAFEEAMELGVEIIETDVHKTKDGHLVLIHDFDLERTTNGTGKVKDFTLKELRELNANKLDPANPSWYQPEITDAVIPTVDELLEAAKGKAVVILEAKGIGYEKEMAKAIKEHDMVEDVIVSSFSSEVLERFAKLNPELGLGFTLSGTKPKKQLEQYAEKQVTDVVQLNAQYFINHEIVTPELIRFAKHRGIILTVHTVNEEAAMKRATEAGVGGIITDYAQKLYNTQILP, from the coding sequence ATGGAGTTGGGAAAGAGCAGCAAAAAGTGGTTGTGGTCACTAATGGCAGCAAGTCTGGTGACAGGCAGTATGCCGCCCGTGATGGCGCAAAGCGCGGTGAGCAAAACCTTGCTCATCACAGAGGTTGTCAATGATCCTCTTTTTGATGAAAGCACAGGCGAGTTTATCGAAATCACCAATATCTCCAACGATTCGATTGATTTGAGTGGATACATGATCGGCGACGAGGAAACGCGTGGAGGAAATGAAGGGATGCATGCGTTTCCGGAAGGCACCATGATTGAGCCTTACCAGACGATTGTCATTTCACGCTATGCAGACGGAATCGTGGAACGCCATGGCGTCACGCCTGATTTTGAATTGTTCGATTCCATGGAGGACGTCCCTGAGCTGTTGCCGACAGATTGGGCGACAGGCAGCATTTATTTGGCCAATGGCGGCGACCACGTCATTCTGATGGACCCTGCGTACAATGTGGTGGATTCGATGGCTTATATGGATGCGAAGGTTCCGGGAGTCATCTCTCATCCGGGAGTGGCTGGCGGACACTCGATGGAACGCCTGACGGAAAAGGATACGAATGATGCGTCCAAAGATTTTGTCGATCAGCCCAAGCCGACCCCTGGTGAGTTGTTGTTCGGACCAAATGCCCAAAAAGACAAGATTCCAGTCTCTGATCTGAAAGACGACGTGCTGATTGTCCCTGAACCTAAGACGGGAATTGTCCTTCCGCCGACGGTGATTGCCATGTACGACGAGAAGTCCGAGCTCGATGCGATTCTGGATGCAGAAGCGTCTTCCATTTTTATTCCAGTGAAAAAATCCGGGAAGAGCGGAGTCGTTACTCAGGACGGCACATCGCTGGACGAGGTACTGGAGCAGATCAAGGGCAAGGCGATCCCGGTGATTCATATCGAGGACAAGAAGCTGGTAGCGGAGGTCGATCACCTGCTCCAGAAAGAGAATCTCACTGATGTGCACATTGTGTCTTCCCGACCGGAAATCGTCCAAGAGATGCGGGAGAAAAATAATGAATACCGTGGTGCCCTCGTGTATATCGACGGCAAACTGAACGAAAAGAAGCAAAAGGAGCTCGTACGCTCAGCCAGGAGCAGTCGTTCCAATGTGATCGTTCTCTCGCAAACGGCGATGACGGAGGATGTCATTCGCTACTTCCGCAATCGCGGGTTGTCCTTGTGGGGAATTGATCGGGCGAACAAGAGCCAAGCGAGTGAAATGATCGAGATGGGTGTGGCGGGGGTTGTCTCGCACGAACCAAAAGAGGTACATGAGCTGCTTGCTGCGTACCCAGAGAAAAGTATCACGCAACCTCCGATGGTCATGGCGCATCGAGGTATCCCTTCCTTAAAGCCGGAAAACACGATGTATGCCTTTGAAGAAGCAATGGAGCTGGGTGTAGAAATCATCGAGACAGACGTCCACAAAACAAAGGATGGCCACCTTGTTCTGATCCACGATTTTGATTTGGAGCGAACCACCAACGGGACAGGGAAGGTAAAGGATTTCACGCTGAAGGAACTGCGCGAATTGAACGCGAACAAGCTCGATCCAGCAAATCCTTCCTGGTACCAGCCTGAGATTACCGATGCTGTCATTCCTACTGTGGATGAATTGCTGGAAGCGGCCAAGGGCAAAGCGGTGGTCATTCTAGAAGCAAAGGGGATTGGGTACGAAAAGGAAATGGCAAAGGCCATCAAGGAGCACGACATGGTTGAGGATGTGATTGTCAGCAGCTTCAGCTCAGAAGTATTGGAGCGTTTCGCCAAGCTCAATCCGGAATTGGGACTAGGCTTCACCTTGAGCGGAACCAAGCCAAAGAAACAGCTGGAACAGTACGCCGAAAAGCAGGTAACAGACGTGGTACAACTGAACGCCCAATATTTTATCAACCATGAGATTGTCACGCCAGAGCTAATCCGATTCGCCAAGCATCGGGGAATCATTTTGACCGTGCATACCGTTAACGAGGAAGCAGCTATGAAGCGGGCAACCGAGGCGGGAGTCGGGGGAATTATTACCGACTATGCACAAAAACTTTACAATACCCAAATATTACCTTAG